One window from the genome of Cucumis melo cultivar AY chromosome 10, USDA_Cmelo_AY_1.0, whole genome shotgun sequence encodes:
- the LOC103489013 gene encoding ubiquitin-like-specific protease 1D isoform X3: MRKSLSANYLKYSWERIASSSADSVCAFTARFNQKLEQKTERNNSAFGEELSILGHCDNRRQRSNGKLSPKVKQKGQTSSRQQPFKCVNSLSTDVHQKVSSVAAQSSKRSDHIDFHVSEWQPECFGKKDDSEVQHSDTPMPQKRQTIVVVDEEEALAMKIPKHDDKCMKEAKIYYPSRDDPESVEICFEDIKCLDPEGYLTSTIMNFYIRYLQQRALPANKVTCNYHFFNTYFYEKLKEAVSNKGKDRDNFFVKFRRWWKGVNIFQKAYILIPIHEDLHWSLVIICFPQKDDESRPIILHLDSLRLHSSRSIFDNIKSFVKEEWCYLDREVADSDLPMPYRLWKNISRRIEEKIIEVPQQKNDCDCGLFVLYFIERFIEEAPDRLKRKDLDMFGKRWFKPQEASSLRTKIRCLLKVEFQNEKKRCLPDPVGSSSSDHAPKQ, encoded by the exons ATGCGAAAATCTCTCTCAGCCAACTACCTCAAGTATAGTTG GGAAAGGATTGCTTCATCTTCAGCTGATTCAGTGTGTGCATTCACTGCTCGTTTTAACCAGAAGTTGGAACAAAAA ACAGAACGGAATAATAGTGCCTTTGGTGAAGAGCTTTCGATTTTGGGACACTGTGATAATCGGAGACAAAGATCTAATGGCAAGTTATCACCAAAAGTAAAACAGAAGGGTCAAACATCATCCAGACAGCAGCCATTCAAATGTGTCAACAGTCTTTCTACTGATGTACATCAAAAAGTTTCTTCAGTTGCTGCCCAAAGTAGTAAACGTTCCGATCATATTGATTTTCATGTCAGTGAATGGCAGCCTGAGTGTTTTGGGAA GAAGGATGATTCTGAAGTTCAGCATTCAGATACTCCGATGCCTCAAAAG CGGCAGACCATTGTAGTTGTTGATGAGGAGGAAGCTTTAGCAATGAAAATACCCAAACACGATGACAAATG CATGAAAGAGGCCAAAATCTACTACCCGTCGAG GGATGATCCAGAATCCGTTGAAATTTGTTTTGAGGACATTAAGTGTCTTGATCCAGAGGGTTATTTGACTTCAACGATCATGAACTTTTATATTCG GTATTTACAACAACGAGCACTTCCCGCAAATAAGGTGACATGCAATTATCACTTTTTCAATACCTATTTTTATGAAAAGCTAAAGGAGGCTGTGTCAAACAAG GGGAAGGACAGAGATAATTTTTTTGTCAAGTTCAGAAGGTGGTGGAAAGGCGTTAATATATTTCAGAAAGCATATATACTGATTCCAATCCACGAGGA TCTCCACTGGAGTTTGGTGATTATATGTTTTCCACAGAAGGATGATGAATCGAGACCCATTATACTTCATTTGGATTCACTAAGACTACACTCTAGCAGATCAATTTTTGATAACATTAAAAG TTTTGTAAAAGAGGAATGGTGCTACTTGGATCGAGAAGTTGCTGATTCAGATCTTCCAATGCCGTATAGACTATGGAAAAACATCTCTCGAAGAATTGAAGAGAAAATAATCGAG GTTCCTCAGCAAAAGAACGATTGTGATTGTGGTCTCTTCGTTCTATACTTCATAGAGCGCTTCATCGAAGAGGCTCCTGATAGGCTAAAAAGGAAGGACTTAGATATG TTTGGCAAGCGGTGGTTCAAACCCCAAGAAGCTTCCAGCTTGAGGACGAAGATAAGATGTTTGCTTAAAGTAGAGTTCCAAAATGAGAAAAAGCGATGTCTGCCAGATCCTGTGGGGAGCTCTTCCTCCGACCACGCTCCAAAACAATGA
- the LOC103489012 gene encoding uncharacterized protein LOC103489012 isoform X2, whose product MDLLQSYTDQNDDDGSPKQLTSSPEASPPRLIPSKTSAPKVDDTMLALTVANANQTLSKPIDPTQHLVAFNPTYDQLWAPIYGPSHPYAKDGIAQGMRNHKLGFVENASIEPFVFDEQYNTFHKYGYAADPSASAGNNYIGDMEALQKNDAISVYNIPQHEQKKRKIEKKKEMSENEDMEEEVNPAEVDNPASDVWLMKNRKSPWSGKKEGLQTELTEEQKKYAEEYAKKKGEEKGGEKGEVTADKSTFHGKEERDYQGRSWIAPPKDAKATNDHCYIPKRLVHTWSGHTKGVSAIRFFPKHGHLILSAGMDTKVKIWDVFNSGKCMRTYMGHSQAVRDISFCNDGSKFLTAGYDKKIKYWDTETGQVISTFSTGKIPYVVKLNPDDDKQNILLAGMSDKKIVQWDMNTGQITQEYDQHLGAVNTITFVDNNRRFVTSSDDKSLRVWEFGIPVVIKYISEPHMHSMPSISVHPNTNWLAAQSLDNQILIYSTRERFQLNKKKRFAGHIVAGYACQVNFSPDGRFVMSGDGEGKCWFWDWKTCKVFRTLKCHEGVCIGCEWHPLEQSKVATCGWDGLIKYW is encoded by the coding sequence ATGGATCTTCTCCAGTCATATACAGATCAAAACGACGATGACGGAAGCCCTAAACAGCTTACATCTTCACCAGAAGCGTCTCCGCCTCGCCTTATCCCCTCCAAAACCTCGGCGCCTAAGGTTGATGATACAATGTTAGCCCTCACGGTGGCTAATGCCAACCAAACCCTCTCGAAGCCGATAGACCCAACTCAGCATCTTGTTGCGTTCAACCCCACTTACGATCAACTATGGGCGCCCATTTATGGCCCATCTCATCCCTATGCCAAGGATGGAATTGCACAGGGAATGCGGAACCACAAGCTAGGGTTCGTGGAGAATGCGTCCATTGAACCATTTGTTTTCGATGAGCAGTACAACACGTTCCATAAATATGGATATGCTGCTGACCCATCAGCTTCTGCTGGAAACAATTACATTGGGGATATGGAGGCTTTGCAGAAGAATGATGCCATTTCCGTGTATAACATTCCACAGCATGAGCAAAAGAAGCGGaagattgagaaaaagaaagaaatgagtGAGAATGAAGATATGGAAGAGGAGGTGAACCCGGCTGAAGTTGATAATCCAGCTTCTGATGTGTGGTTGATGAAGAATAGGAAGAGTCCATGGTCTGGAAAGAAGGAAGGTCTGCAAACCGAGCTAACTGAAGAGCAGAAGAAATATGCAGAAGAGTATGCAAAGAAGAAAGGTGAAGAGAAAGGTGGTGAGAAGGGAGAAGTTACGGCGGATAAGAGTACTTTTCATGGTAAAGAGGAGAGGGACTACCAGGGTAGATCTTGGATTGCACCTCCAAAGGATGCCAAGGCCACGAATGATCATTGTTATATACCGAAAAGATTGGTGCATACATGGAGCGGGCACACAAAGGGTGTATCTGCTATTAGATTCTTCCCTAAACATGGCCATTTAATTCTTTCAGCTGGTATGGACACCAAAGTGAAGATATGGGATGTGTTCAATTCTGGTAAATGTATGAGAACCTACATGGGTCACTCTCAAGCGGTTCGGGACATTTCATTTTGTAATGATGGATCTAAGTTTTTGACTGCCGGATATGATAAAAAGATCAAGTATTGGGATACAGAAACAGGGCAAGTGATATCAACCTTCTCTACCGGGAAAATTCCTTATGTAGTTAAGCTTAATCCTGATGATGATAAGCAGAATATCTTGCTGGCAGGGATGAGTGATAAGAAAATCGTTCAATGGGATATGAACACAGGACAGATTACACAAGAGTATGATCAACATTTAGGAGCAGTGAATACCATTACGTTTGTAGACAATAATAGGAGGTTTGTTACATCGAGCGATGACAAGTCTCTCCGTGTTTGGGAATTTGGAATTCCTGTTGTTATTAAGTATATTAGTGAGCCTCACATGCATTCCATGCCCTCTATTTCAGTACATCCCAATACGAATTGGCTTGCAGCACAGAGTTTAGACAATCAAATTCTTATTTATAGCACTAGGGAGAGATTTCAGCTAAACAAGAAGAAGAGGTTTGCTGGGCACATTGTGGCAGGATATGCTTGTCAGGTTAATTTTTCTCCAGATGGACGTTTTGTTATGTCGGGTGATGGTGAGGGTAAATGCTGGTTTTGGGACTGGAAAACCTGCAAGGTATTCAGAACTCTCAAGTGTCACGAGGGTGTATGCATTGGGTGTGAGTGGCATCCATTGGAGCAAAGTAAAGTAGCAACTTGCGGATGGGATGGACTGATAAAGTATTGGTAA
- the LOC103489013 gene encoding ubiquitin-like-specific protease 1D isoform X1, with amino-acid sequence MVIEQEKPTNTPLKIDWGKVWARKDDDPIPDLLITTTTSKMDSDWEHSSREELLKLSDGELEDKIRRMTNLLKTSCYRLPDKGEKLRRCIELAEEERESRKLRRIEKEATGCENLSQPTTSSIVARERIASSSADSVCAFTARFNQKLEQKTERNNSAFGEELSILGHCDNRRQRSNGKLSPKVKQKGQTSSRQQPFKCVNSLSTDVHQKVSSVAAQSSKRSDHIDFHVSEWQPECFGKKDDSEVQHSDTPMPQKRQTIVVVDEEEALAMKIPKHDDKCMKEAKIYYPSRDDPESVEICFEDIKCLDPEGYLTSTIMNFYIRYLQQRALPANKVTCNYHFFNTYFYEKLKEAVSNKGKDRDNFFVKFRRWWKGVNIFQKAYILIPIHEDLHWSLVIICFPQKDDESRPIILHLDSLRLHSSRSIFDNIKSFVKEEWCYLDREVADSDLPMPYRLWKNISRRIEEKIIEVPQQKNDCDCGLFVLYFIERFIEEAPDRLKRKDLDMFGKRWFKPQEASSLRTKIRCLLKVEFQNEKKRCLPDPVGSSSSDHAPKQ; translated from the exons ATGGTGATCGAGCAAGAGAAGCCCACCAACACACCTCTTAAGATTGACTGGGGAAAAGTTTGGGCCCGTAAAGACGACGACCCTATACCTGATTTACTCATTACCACCACCACCTCGAAAATGGACTCCGATTGGGAGCATTCTTCCAGGGAAGAACTCCTAAAGCTCAGTGATGGGGAGCTGGAAGATAAGATTCGCAGAATGACGAATTTGTTGAAGACCTCCTGTTACAGATTGCCAGATAAGGGGGAAAAGCTTCGTCGATGTATTGAACTCGCAGAGGAAGAGAGGGAATCCAGAAAGCTCCGTCGAATtgaaaag gAAGCTACTGGATGCGAAAATCTCTCTCAGCCAACTACCTCAAGTATAGTTG CTAGGGAAAGGATTGCTTCATCTTCAGCTGATTCAGTGTGTGCATTCACTGCTCGTTTTAACCAGAAGTTGGAACAAAAA ACAGAACGGAATAATAGTGCCTTTGGTGAAGAGCTTTCGATTTTGGGACACTGTGATAATCGGAGACAAAGATCTAATGGCAAGTTATCACCAAAAGTAAAACAGAAGGGTCAAACATCATCCAGACAGCAGCCATTCAAATGTGTCAACAGTCTTTCTACTGATGTACATCAAAAAGTTTCTTCAGTTGCTGCCCAAAGTAGTAAACGTTCCGATCATATTGATTTTCATGTCAGTGAATGGCAGCCTGAGTGTTTTGGGAA GAAGGATGATTCTGAAGTTCAGCATTCAGATACTCCGATGCCTCAAAAG CGGCAGACCATTGTAGTTGTTGATGAGGAGGAAGCTTTAGCAATGAAAATACCCAAACACGATGACAAATG CATGAAAGAGGCCAAAATCTACTACCCGTCGAG GGATGATCCAGAATCCGTTGAAATTTGTTTTGAGGACATTAAGTGTCTTGATCCAGAGGGTTATTTGACTTCAACGATCATGAACTTTTATATTCG GTATTTACAACAACGAGCACTTCCCGCAAATAAGGTGACATGCAATTATCACTTTTTCAATACCTATTTTTATGAAAAGCTAAAGGAGGCTGTGTCAAACAAG GGGAAGGACAGAGATAATTTTTTTGTCAAGTTCAGAAGGTGGTGGAAAGGCGTTAATATATTTCAGAAAGCATATATACTGATTCCAATCCACGAGGA TCTCCACTGGAGTTTGGTGATTATATGTTTTCCACAGAAGGATGATGAATCGAGACCCATTATACTTCATTTGGATTCACTAAGACTACACTCTAGCAGATCAATTTTTGATAACATTAAAAG TTTTGTAAAAGAGGAATGGTGCTACTTGGATCGAGAAGTTGCTGATTCAGATCTTCCAATGCCGTATAGACTATGGAAAAACATCTCTCGAAGAATTGAAGAGAAAATAATCGAG GTTCCTCAGCAAAAGAACGATTGTGATTGTGGTCTCTTCGTTCTATACTTCATAGAGCGCTTCATCGAAGAGGCTCCTGATAGGCTAAAAAGGAAGGACTTAGATATG TTTGGCAAGCGGTGGTTCAAACCCCAAGAAGCTTCCAGCTTGAGGACGAAGATAAGATGTTTGCTTAAAGTAGAGTTCCAAAATGAGAAAAAGCGATGTCTGCCAGATCCTGTGGGGAGCTCTTCCTCCGACCACGCTCCAAAACAATGA
- the LOC103489010 gene encoding 2-methylene-furan-3-one reductase → MAAILASTPSQLKSHYHSISSKFCPPFSLSLRQSNRKTIGYSPASSRIRLRVFANSQSAPASVVTSEVASVPSEMKAWVYGEYGGVDVLKFDTSVSVPEVKEDQVLIKVVAAALNPVDGKRMLGKFKATDSPLPTVPGYDVAGVVVKVGSQVKELKEGDEVYGNINEKALDGPKQFGSLAEYTAVEEKLLALKPKNIDFIQAAGLPLAIETAYEGLEKTNFSAGKSILVLNGAGGVGSLVIQLAKNVFGASKVAATASTGKLEFLKSLGVDLAIDYTKENIEDLPEKFDVVYDAIGQCDKAVKVVKEGGSVVALTGAVTPPGFRFVVTSDGAVLKKLNPYLESGKVKPIVDPKGPFPFSQVVEAFAYVESSRATGKVVIHPIP, encoded by the exons ATGGCAGCGATTCTCGCATCCACACCTTCGCAACTCAAATCTCATTACCACTCTATCTCTTCCAAATTTTGCCCTCCTTTTTCCCTATCTCTCCGGCAAAGTAACCGGAAGACGATCGGATACTCTCCGGCTTCTTCTCGCATTCGTCTCAGAGTGTTCGCCAATTCGCAGTCGGCCCCTGCTTCCGTTGTGACGTCGGAAGTGGCTTCGGTGCCGTCGGAAATGAAGGCGTGGGTTTACGGTGAGTATGGAGGCGTCGatgttttgaaatttgatacCAGTGTATCGGTGCCTGAAGTGAAGGAGGATCAGGTTCTGATTAAGGTCGTTGCGGCGGCGCTTAACCCCGTCGATGGTAAACGGATGCTCGGGAAGTTCAAGGCCACTGATTCTCCTCTTCCG ACAGTTCCAGGATATGATGTAGCAGGTGTGGTGGTGAAGGTGGGAAGTCAGGTAAAGGAGCTTAAAGAAGGGGACGAAGTATACGGCAACATCAACGAGAAGGCTCTCGATGGCCCCAAACAGTTCGGTTCTCTTGCAGAGTACACAGCCGTAGAAGAGAAATTGTTAGCCTTAAAACCCAAGAATATTGATTTTATTCAAGCCGCTGGATTGCCTCTTGCCATTGAAACAGCCTATGAAGGCCTTGAAAAAACCAACTTCTCTGCTGGCAAATCAATCCTCGTTCTCAACGGTGCTGGAGGAGTTGGTAGCCTAGTCATTCAG TTAGCAAAAAATGTATTTGGAGCTTCAAAAGTTGCAGCCACTGCTAGCACTGGGAAGTTAGAGTTTTTAAAAAGTTTGGGTGTGGATTTAGCCATTGACTATACCAAGGAGAACATTGAAGATTTACCCGAAAAGTTTGACGTAGTCTACGATGCAATTG GGCAGTGTGATAAGGCAGTGAAGGTAGTGAAAGAAGGTGGCAGCGTCGTAGCGCTGACCGGTGCGGTGACACCACCTGGTTTCAGATTTGTGGTTACTTCAGATGGAGCTGTTCTAAAGAAACTGAACCCCTATCTAGAAAGTGGGAAGGTCAAGCCGATTGTCGACCCAAAAGGACCGTTTCCATTCTCTCAAGTCGTAGAGGCCTTCGCATATGTTGAAAGCAGCCGAGCCACTGGAAAAGTAGTCATACATCCAATCCCATGA
- the LOC103489013 gene encoding ubiquitin-like-specific protease 1D isoform X2, whose protein sequence is MLEATGCENLSQPTTSSIVARERIASSSADSVCAFTARFNQKLEQKTERNNSAFGEELSILGHCDNRRQRSNGKLSPKVKQKGQTSSRQQPFKCVNSLSTDVHQKVSSVAAQSSKRSDHIDFHVSEWQPECFGKKDDSEVQHSDTPMPQKRQTIVVVDEEEALAMKIPKHDDKCMKEAKIYYPSRDDPESVEICFEDIKCLDPEGYLTSTIMNFYIRYLQQRALPANKVTCNYHFFNTYFYEKLKEAVSNKGKDRDNFFVKFRRWWKGVNIFQKAYILIPIHEDLHWSLVIICFPQKDDESRPIILHLDSLRLHSSRSIFDNIKSFVKEEWCYLDREVADSDLPMPYRLWKNISRRIEEKIIEVPQQKNDCDCGLFVLYFIERFIEEAPDRLKRKDLDMFGKRWFKPQEASSLRTKIRCLLKVEFQNEKKRCLPDPVGSSSSDHAPKQ, encoded by the exons ATGTTG gAAGCTACTGGATGCGAAAATCTCTCTCAGCCAACTACCTCAAGTATAGTTG CTAGGGAAAGGATTGCTTCATCTTCAGCTGATTCAGTGTGTGCATTCACTGCTCGTTTTAACCAGAAGTTGGAACAAAAA ACAGAACGGAATAATAGTGCCTTTGGTGAAGAGCTTTCGATTTTGGGACACTGTGATAATCGGAGACAAAGATCTAATGGCAAGTTATCACCAAAAGTAAAACAGAAGGGTCAAACATCATCCAGACAGCAGCCATTCAAATGTGTCAACAGTCTTTCTACTGATGTACATCAAAAAGTTTCTTCAGTTGCTGCCCAAAGTAGTAAACGTTCCGATCATATTGATTTTCATGTCAGTGAATGGCAGCCTGAGTGTTTTGGGAA GAAGGATGATTCTGAAGTTCAGCATTCAGATACTCCGATGCCTCAAAAG CGGCAGACCATTGTAGTTGTTGATGAGGAGGAAGCTTTAGCAATGAAAATACCCAAACACGATGACAAATG CATGAAAGAGGCCAAAATCTACTACCCGTCGAG GGATGATCCAGAATCCGTTGAAATTTGTTTTGAGGACATTAAGTGTCTTGATCCAGAGGGTTATTTGACTTCAACGATCATGAACTTTTATATTCG GTATTTACAACAACGAGCACTTCCCGCAAATAAGGTGACATGCAATTATCACTTTTTCAATACCTATTTTTATGAAAAGCTAAAGGAGGCTGTGTCAAACAAG GGGAAGGACAGAGATAATTTTTTTGTCAAGTTCAGAAGGTGGTGGAAAGGCGTTAATATATTTCAGAAAGCATATATACTGATTCCAATCCACGAGGA TCTCCACTGGAGTTTGGTGATTATATGTTTTCCACAGAAGGATGATGAATCGAGACCCATTATACTTCATTTGGATTCACTAAGACTACACTCTAGCAGATCAATTTTTGATAACATTAAAAG TTTTGTAAAAGAGGAATGGTGCTACTTGGATCGAGAAGTTGCTGATTCAGATCTTCCAATGCCGTATAGACTATGGAAAAACATCTCTCGAAGAATTGAAGAGAAAATAATCGAG GTTCCTCAGCAAAAGAACGATTGTGATTGTGGTCTCTTCGTTCTATACTTCATAGAGCGCTTCATCGAAGAGGCTCCTGATAGGCTAAAAAGGAAGGACTTAGATATG TTTGGCAAGCGGTGGTTCAAACCCCAAGAAGCTTCCAGCTTGAGGACGAAGATAAGATGTTTGCTTAAAGTAGAGTTCCAAAATGAGAAAAAGCGATGTCTGCCAGATCCTGTGGGGAGCTCTTCCTCCGACCACGCTCCAAAACAATGA
- the LOC103489012 gene encoding uncharacterized protein LOC103489012 isoform X1, translating to MDLLQSYTDQNDDDGSPKQLTSSPEASPPRLIPSKTSAPKVDDTMLALTVANANQTLSKPIDPTQHLVAFNPTYDQLWAPIYGPSHPYAKDGIAQGMRNHKLGFVENASIEPFVFDEQYNTFHKYGYAADPSASAGNNYIGDMEALQKNDAISVYNIPQHEQKKRKIEKKKEMSENEDMEEEVNPAEVDNPASDVWLMKNRKSPWSGKKEGLQTELTEEQKKYAEEYAKKKGEEKGGEKGEVTADKSTFHGKEERDYQGRSWIAPPKDAKATNDHCYIPKRLVHTWSGHTKGVSAIRFFPKHGHLILSAGMDTKVKIWDVFNSGKCMRTYMGHSQAVRDISFCNDGSKFLTAGYDKKIKYWDTETGQVISTFSTGKIPYVVKLNPDDDKQNILLAGMSDKKIVQWDMNTGQITQEYDQHLGAVNTITFVDNNRRFVTSSDDKSLRVWEFGIPVVIKYISEPHMHSMPSISVHPNTNWLAAQSLDNQILIYSTRERFQLNKKKRFAGHIVAGYACQVNFSPDGRFVMSGDGEGKCWFWDWKTCKVFRTLKCHEGVCIGCEWHPLEQSKVATCGWDGLIKYWD from the exons ATGGATCTTCTCCAGTCATATACAGATCAAAACGACGATGACGGAAGCCCTAAACAGCTTACATCTTCACCAGAAGCGTCTCCGCCTCGCCTTATCCCCTCCAAAACCTCGGCGCCTAAGGTTGATGATACAATGTTAGCCCTCACGGTGGCTAATGCCAACCAAACCCTCTCGAAGCCGATAGACCCAACTCAGCATCTTGTTGCGTTCAACCCCACTTACGATCAACTATGGGCGCCCATTTATGGCCCATCTCATCCCTATGCCAAGGATGGAATTGCACAGGGAATGCGGAACCACAAGCTAGGGTTCGTGGAGAATGCGTCCATTGAACCATTTGTTTTCGATGAGCAGTACAACACGTTCCATAAATATGGATATGCTGCTGACCCATCAGCTTCTGCTGGAAACAATTACATTGGGGATATGGAGGCTTTGCAGAAGAATGATGCCATTTCCGTGTATAACATTCCACAGCATGAGCAAAAGAAGCGGaagattgagaaaaagaaagaaatgagtGAGAATGAAGATATGGAAGAGGAGGTGAACCCGGCTGAAGTTGATAATCCAGCTTCTGATGTGTGGTTGATGAAGAATAGGAAGAGTCCATGGTCTGGAAAGAAGGAAGGTCTGCAAACCGAGCTAACTGAAGAGCAGAAGAAATATGCAGAAGAGTATGCAAAGAAGAAAGGTGAAGAGAAAGGTGGTGAGAAGGGAGAAGTTACGGCGGATAAGAGTACTTTTCATGGTAAAGAGGAGAGGGACTACCAGGGTAGATCTTGGATTGCACCTCCAAAGGATGCCAAGGCCACGAATGATCATTGTTATATACCGAAAAGATTGGTGCATACATGGAGCGGGCACACAAAGGGTGTATCTGCTATTAGATTCTTCCCTAAACATGGCCATTTAATTCTTTCAGCTGGTATGGACACCAAAGTGAAGATATGGGATGTGTTCAATTCTGGTAAATGTATGAGAACCTACATGGGTCACTCTCAAGCGGTTCGGGACATTTCATTTTGTAATGATGGATCTAAGTTTTTGACTGCCGGATATGATAAAAAGATCAAGTATTGGGATACAGAAACAGGGCAAGTGATATCAACCTTCTCTACCGGGAAAATTCCTTATGTAGTTAAGCTTAATCCTGATGATGATAAGCAGAATATCTTGCTGGCAGGGATGAGTGATAAGAAAATCGTTCAATGGGATATGAACACAGGACAGATTACACAAGAGTATGATCAACATTTAGGAGCAGTGAATACCATTACGTTTGTAGACAATAATAGGAGGTTTGTTACATCGAGCGATGACAAGTCTCTCCGTGTTTGGGAATTTGGAATTCCTGTTGTTATTAAGTATATTAGTGAGCCTCACATGCATTCCATGCCCTCTATTTCAGTACATCCCAATACGAATTGGCTTGCAGCACAGAGTTTAGACAATCAAATTCTTATTTATAGCACTAGGGAGAGATTTCAGCTAAACAAGAAGAAGAGGTTTGCTGGGCACATTGTGGCAGGATATGCTTGTCAGGTTAATTTTTCTCCAGATGGACGTTTTGTTATGTCGGGTGATGGTGAGGGTAAATGCTGGTTTTGGGACTGGAAAACCTGCAAGGTATTCAGAACTCTCAAGTGTCACGAGGGTGTATGCATTGGGTGTGAGTGGCATCCATTGGAGCAAAGTAAAGTAGCAACTTGCGGATGGGATGGACTGATAAAGTATTG GGACTAG